Below is a genomic region from Nitrospirota bacterium.
AGGAAACCTTCTTTTATAAGCCTGTAGGAGATAGATGCAGTAAATGATACTGCCTTTTCGAAGGCATTACCACCTGAAGGATTTATGTTATCCAGTATTATTGAAATCATCTTAGGCTCATCCACTAAGAATTCTTTTATCATAAGCCTATCTGCTTTTGCAGATGCCTTCCAGCTTATCTTTCTTGTATCATCTCCATTCCTGAATTCCCTAAGAAACAGTATATCTTCTCCCTGACCCGGTCTTGGTGCATGCCCCTTATATCCATAAGTGGATAAAAGCAGTGGAAGGGTAAGTGTCCTTTTTATCTCAGGGTAAACCACAAACTCTGTATTTGAGTATGCCATCGAGAGGTTTGTGAAAAAGATAAAAGGGAAACTGCTTTCTATGCCAAAGTCTGTCAGACGATATATTCCTCTTTTTTTAAACTGGACAGTGATATCGCTCATTAAGGTTGACCCTGCCTTCACATAATGAACATAGCCTCTGCCTTTTATGGCCTCTGGAGGATGGAGGGTCAATGAATAAGAAGGCAGTGCTCTTTTGGTATTTGTTACAGAGACCCCGATGATGCCATCTTCTTTTGCAAACAGATGGCTGGTTTGAGATATATTTAGTGCAATTCTTCTCAGGTTAAGTTTCAGCAAAA
It encodes:
- a CDS encoding DUF58 domain-containing protein, coding for MKVTKEGKKFLLATALIAISALNTGNNLIYLILSMMLSILTVSLVLLKLNLRRIALNISQTSHLFAKEDGIIGVSVTNTKRALPSYSLTLHPPEAIKGRGYVHYVKAGSTLMSDITVQFKKRGIYRLTDFGIESSFPFIFFTNLSMAYSNTEFVVYPEIKRTLTLPLLLSTYGYKGHAPRPGQGEDILFLREFRNGDDTRKISWKASAKADRLMIKEFLVDEPKMISIILDNINPSGGNAFEKAVSFTASISYRLIKEGFLVRLMTCQETTPFGNTEEHLFDILYKLALLKEHDTWQCPISEETGSGGASLLVLKSKGSSMPRYFGDRCDMVIYAE